The Methanotorris formicicus Mc-S-70 genome includes a window with the following:
- the galU gene encoding UTP--glucose-1-phosphate uridylyltransferase GalU, which yields MVKKAVIPVAGFGTRLLPITKAQPKEMLPVVGKPIIQYVVENLIDAEVRNILMVIGKGKQAIVNHFDKNFELEERLRRDGKIRLLNTVREIDNLANIFYVRQKEQKGLGDAILCGEGFVGDEYFIAMVGDTIYSENIVKDLIKVHEKYGCSVIALERVPMEEVPKYGVIKGEEIDDGVYKITDLVEKPPVDKAPSNLIITGAYLLSPKIFECLKRTPPGRGGEIQITDAMRLLLEEEELLGVEIKCKRYDIGDLLGWLKANVELGVENIDGFKEYLKDFARNL from the coding sequence ATGGTAAAGAAGGCAGTAATTCCTGTAGCGGGCTTTGGAACAAGGCTGTTGCCAATAACAAAGGCTCAACCAAAAGAAATGCTTCCAGTTGTTGGAAAGCCAATAATTCAGTACGTTGTTGAAAACCTAATTGATGCAGAGGTTAGGAACATATTGATGGTAATTGGTAAGGGAAAGCAGGCAATTGTAAACCACTTTGATAAGAATTTTGAACTTGAGGAGAGGTTAAGAAGGGATGGAAAAATACGTTTGTTAAATACTGTTAGAGAGATAGATAATTTAGCAAACATATTCTATGTGAGACAGAAGGAGCAGAAAGGTTTGGGAGATGCTATTTTATGTGGAGAAGGATTTGTTGGGGATGAATACTTCATAGCAATGGTTGGAGATACTATATACTCTGAAAATATAGTTAAAGATTTGATTAAGGTTCATGAAAAGTATGGATGTTCAGTTATCGCATTGGAGAGGGTTCCAATGGAGGAAGTTCCTAAATATGGGGTTATAAAAGGGGAAGAGATTGATGATGGAGTATATAAAATAACAGATTTGGTGGAAAAACCTCCAGTAGATAAAGCACCGTCAAACCTAATAATCACTGGAGCCTATCTGTTATCTCCAAAGATATTTGAATGTCTAAAAAGAACTCCTCCAGGAAGAGGGGGGGAAATACAGATAACTGATGCTATGAGGTTATTGTTGGAGGAAGAAGAACTATTGGGTGTTGAAATTAAGTGTAAGAGATATGATATTGGAGATTTGTTGGGGTGGTTAAAGGCAAATGTGGAGTTGGGTGTTGAGAATATAGATGGGTTTAAGGAATATCTAAAAGATTTTGCAAGGAATCTATAA
- a CDS encoding EamA family transporter, producing the protein MNIGIIIGLLTALFFGIGTFLAKIVCEKDPIFQWIVVNIVGIILCIIILTKYHQKLQVFEWKTLIYAVSSAIMVVLGSLLLYYGLYKGKASIVVPLSSIGPSITAILAVVFLREQLTTNQIMGICLILIGIILISINHG; encoded by the coding sequence ATTAATATAGGGATTATTATTGGATTATTGACAGCATTGTTTTTTGGAATTGGGACATTTTTGGCAAAAATCGTATGTGAAAAAGACCCCATATTCCAATGGATAGTGGTTAATATAGTGGGTATAATATTGTGTATTATCATACTTACAAAATATCATCAAAAATTGCAAGTTTTTGAATGGAAGACATTGATTTATGCAGTATCTTCAGCAATAATGGTTGTTTTGGGTTCTCTTCTTTTATACTATGGATTATATAAAGGCAAGGCGAGTATAGTTGTTCCACTATCCTCAATAGGCCCCTCTATAACAGCAATCTTGGCAGTTGTGTTTTTAAGGGAGCAACTGACTACAAACCAAATAATGGGCATATGCCTAATACTCATTGGAATAATTCTAATTTCAATAAATCATGGATAA